In bacterium, the following proteins share a genomic window:
- a CDS encoding PHP domain-containing protein yields MPSDLHIHTVYSDGSFTPKEIIKYADNLGLFYISITDHDILDSYFEIENIESKVEIIPGIEIGCEACGNIEEIHILGYFIDIEDQRLKDFLTPIREGRERRVEKIVKKLQGAGINIDYEDVKRVSGPGAIGRLHIARVLFDKGFSSSVLSCFEKYLSFGKCGFVERENLPKPEKAIEVIKASGGIPVLAHPYDTIGLLPSLIKAGIMGVEAVHPKIDPNLSKLLRRKAFEYGLFVTGGSDCHGKMKGEDVFLGKWTIDDLDVERILLKFLT; encoded by the coding sequence ATGCCATCTGACCTTCATATTCATACTGTCTATTCTGATGGTAGCTTTACACCAAAGGAAATAATTAAATATGCTGATAATTTAGGGCTTTTTTATATTAGCATTACAGACCATGATATATTGGATAGCTATTTTGAAATAGAAAATATAGAATCCAAGGTAGAGATAATCCCGGGGATTGAGATTGGATGTGAGGCTTGTGGAAATATTGAAGAAATTCATATCCTTGGGTATTTTATAGATATAGAAGACCAAAGGCTTAAGGATTTTCTTACACCAATAAGGGAGGGAAGAGAAAGGAGGGTAGAAAAGATTGTAAAAAAGCTTCAGGGAGCAGGGATAAATATAGATTATGAAGATGTAAAAAGGGTATCTGGTCCAGGTGCTATAGGAAGGCTTCACATTGCAAGGGTTTTATTTGATAAGGGCTTTTCTTCTTCTGTCCTTTCTTGTTTTGAGAAATATCTTTCCTTTGGAAAATGTGGCTTTGTTGAGAGGGAAAACCTTCCAAAACCAGAGAAGGCAATTGAGGTAATAAAAGCATCGGGTGGGATTCCTGTCCTTGCCCATCCCTATGATACAATAGGATTATTACCAAGCCTTATAAAGGCTGGAATTATGGGGGTTGAGGCTGTCCATCCAAAGATTGACCCTAATCTTTCCAAGCTCTTAAGAAGAAAGGCATTTGAATATGGGCTATTTGTAACAGGTGGTTCTGATTGCCATGGAAAGATGAAAGGAGAGGATGTATTTCTTGGAAAATGGACGATTGATGATTTGGATGTTGAGAGGATTTTATTAAAATTCTTGACTTAA
- the nusB gene encoding transcription antitermination factor NusB produces the protein MRKRTKARISALELLYWLEITKETQEDKFFLLYPEKRDDFSLSLVLGVKKNEKVIDKIIRDHLENWKIERLALIDHKILQIAIYELLFSKDAPSSVVIDEAIEISKMYSTVDSYRIINGILDKINKENAI, from the coding sequence TTGAGAAAAAGAACAAAGGCAAGAATATCTGCACTTGAACTCCTTTACTGGCTTGAAATAACAAAGGAAACACAAGAGGATAAATTCTTTTTATTATATCCAGAAAAAAGGGATGATTTTTCATTAAGCCTTGTCTTGGGAGTGAAAAAAAATGAAAAGGTAATTGATAAAATAATAAGAGACCATCTTGAGAATTGGAAAATAGAGCGTCTTGCCCTAATTGACCATAAAATCCTCCAAATTGCTATCTATGAGCTTTTATTTTCCAAAGATGCCCCTTCATCTGTGGTAATTGATGAGGCAATTGAGATTTCAAAGATGTATAGCACAGTAGATTCCTATAGGATAATAAATGGAATTTTGGATAAAATAAATAAAGAAAATGCCATCTGA